From Oreochromis niloticus isolate F11D_XX linkage group LG1, O_niloticus_UMD_NMBU, whole genome shotgun sequence, a single genomic window includes:
- the vat1l gene encoding synaptic vesicle membrane protein VAT-1 homolog-like, with the protein MAKEGADMTEETEYMIDKNVKKEIDNVETSGNAKEMRAVILSGFGGLNKLRVTKKAMPEPQDGEVKIRVKTCGLNFLDLMVRQGTIDNPPKPPLVPGFECSGIVESVGENTKGFEIGDRVMAFVNYDAWAEVVCAPVDFVYKMPDEMTFAEAAAFSLNFVAAYMMLFEVANLREGMSVLVHSAGGGVGQAVAQLCSTVPNVTVFGIASCFKHAAIRDSVAHLFDRNVDYIQEVKKISPEGVDIVLDCLCGENTGKGLSLLKPLGTYILYGASNMVTGETKSFFSFAKSWWQVEKVNPIKLYEENKVIAGFSLLNLLFKQGRCGLVKSVMDKLLCLYEEKKIKPVVDSLWALEEVKEAMQRIHDRGNIGKLILDVEKSPTPLMASDSTETSEAGEEEEEPEGDNDSKERMPFIH; encoded by the exons ATGGCTAAAGAAGGAGCAGACATGACAGAGGAAACCGAGTACATGATAGACAAAAATGTGAAGAAAGAAATAGACAACGTGGAGACGTCTGGCAATGCCAAAGAAATGCGAGCGGTGATATTGTCAGGTTTTGGGGGTCTTAACAAACTCAGGGTGACCAAGAAGGCAATGCCCGAGCCTCAGGATGGTGAAGTGAAGATCCGCGTGAAAACATG TGGCTTGAATTTCCTGGACCTGATGGTACGTCAGGGGACTATCGATAATCCCCCCAAACCCCCTCTTGTCCCTGGATTTGAGTGCTCTGGAATAGTAGAGTCAGTGGGTGAAAACACAAAGGGATTTGAG ATAGGCGACAGAGTCATGGCTTTTGTGAATTACGACGCCTGGGCGGAGGTGGTTTGTGCACCCGTGGATTTTGTCTACAAGATGCCAGATGAAATGACGTTCGCTGAAGCAGCAGCCTTCTCCCTGAACTTTGTGGCTGCTTATATGATGCTCTTTGAGGTTGCCAATCTGCGAGAGGGGATGTCAGTGTTGGTCCACTCAGCAGGAGGTGGTGTA GGTCAAGCTGTGGCTCAGCTGTGCTCCACCGTGCCTAACGTCACTGTGTTTGGGATCGCTTCGTGTTTCAAACACGCGGCCATTAGAGACTCCGTGGCTCACCTCTTTGACAGAAATGTTGACTACATCCAAGAAGTCAAAAA GATTTCTCCAGAGGGAGTGGACATTGTGCTTGACTGCCTGTGTGGGGAGAACACAGGCAAAGGCCTGAGTTTGCTGAAGCCGCTGGGAACCTACATCCTGTATG gcgCGTCAAACATGGTAACTGGGGAAACAAAGAGTTTCTTCAGCTTTGCAAAATCT tggTGGCAGGTGGAGAAGGTGAATCCTATTAAGCTATACGAAGAGAACAAAGTCATAGCTGGATTTTCGCTCCTCAACCTGCTCTTCAAACAAGGGAGATGTGGCCTTGTGAAATCAGTGATGGACAAACTACTGTGTCTGTATGAAGAGAAGAAGATCAAGCCTGTAGTGGACTCCCTCTGGGCGCTGGAGGAG GTAAAAGAGGCGATGCAGAGAATTCATGACAGAGGCAACATAGGAAAACTCATTCTGGATGTTGAGAAGTCTCCCACCCCTCTG ATGGCCAGCGACAGCACGGAGACCAGTgaagcaggagaggaagaagaggagccCGAGGGAGACAACGACAGCAAGGAGCGAATGCCTTTTATCCATTAG
- the clec3a gene encoding tetranectin-like protein encodes MARLALPVFLLLSFSLLHICNSGPSRTRKAVSPRQSGATEEEDVMSQIQRLWQEVNSLKEMLALQTVCLRGIKVHRKCYLTIEEPKHYHEANEDCIAQGGTLATPRDMLENNELRDYAKRSAPGSKDFWIGVADIVKEGQYVDVNSQPVHFFNWDRSKKQPTGTKRESCVALSVAAQGKWYDEVCRSLKKYICEYVIP; translated from the exons ATGGCACGCCTGGCCCTCcctgtcttcctcctcctcagcttCTCCTTGCTCCACATCTGCAACAGTGGTCCGTCTCGCACCAGGAAGGCTGTTTCACCTCGCCAGTCTGGAG ctacagaggaggaggatgtgATGTCACAGATCCAGAGGTTGTGGCAGGAGGTGAATTCTCTGAAAGAGATGCTGGCACTGCAGACAG tgtgtctcCGGGGCATCAAAGTTCATAGAAAGTGTTATCTTACAATTGAGGAACCCAAACATTaccatgaagcaaatgaagacTGCATTGCACAAGGTGGAACTCTTGCAACACCGCGGGACATGTTGGAAAACAATGAACTGAGAGACTATGCAAAGAGGAGTGCTCCCGGGTCCAAGGACTTCTGGATCGGTGTGGCAGACATAGTGAAAGAAGGCCAGTATGTCGATGTCAACAGCCAGCCAGTCCACTTCTTTAACTGGGATCGCTCCAAGAAGCAGCCCACAGGAACGAAGAGGGAGAGCTGTGTTGCTCTTTCAGTGGCTGCACAAGGAAAGTGGTATGATGAGGTGTGTCGCAGCCTGAAAAAGTACATCTGTGAATATGTCATTCCCTGA
- the bola3 gene encoding bolA-like protein 3, whose amino-acid sequence MLACSRSLNSAVVSALRLLRSNQTAVTGQLQRPLSTQTDGEVRIAKILKEKFPAASSLKVVDISGGCGAMYEIHIESSEFKGKRTVQQHQLVNQALKDEIQNMHGLRIFTDVPKH is encoded by the exons ATGTTGGCTTGTAGTCGCAGTTTGAACAGCGCTGTGGTGTCTGCACTCCGTCTTCTGCGCAGTAATCAG ACTGCCGTCACTGGACAGCTGCAAAGACCTCTGTCCACGCAAACCGACGGAGAGGTCCGCATCGCAAAGATACTGAAGGAGAAGTTCCCTGCAGCCTCGTCACTTAAAGTTGTGGATATATCAG GTGGCTGTGGGGCCATGTATGAGATCCACATAGAATCCAGTGAGTTCAAAGGAAAAAGGACTGTTCAGCAACACCAGTTAGTCAATCAG GCACTCAAAGATGAGATTCAAAACATGCATGGATTGCGAATATTCACAGATGTTCCAAAACATTAG